The following coding sequences are from one Sardina pilchardus chromosome 16, fSarPil1.1, whole genome shotgun sequence window:
- the LOC134059784 gene encoding NLR family CARD domain-containing protein 3-like, with product MEKLDNTKQDDTLKGQSGPMEKCKPDAVSDHFTQGDLKHIFQLLEEKIIDFVKNELKRFKKIVSPDYRENFDDKEQDESDAREGALKMALHFLRNMKQKHIADKLQENEQDVVCQTELKRNIKTKYQSVFEGIPKQGSSALLEKIYTEVYITEGGSGKVNEEHEVRQIESISKRPAGQETPIKCRDIFRPLHGQDKPIRSVITKGVAGIGKTVSVQKYILDWAEGKENQDVHFIFPLPFRELNSMKENQLSLMDLLQTFFSETKQLTFPSQGKYKVLFIFDGLDECRLRLDFQKNEILAEVTKKTSLDVLLTNLIKGNLLSSALLWITSRPAAANQIPPQNVDRVTEVQGFSDPQKEEYFRKRICDQTLANKVVSHIKSSKSLHIMCHIPVFCWIAATVLEIVLKNENGKQVPKTLTEMYTYFLVFQTKQKSLKFDGVYDTDPQWNRASVLALGKLAYDQLEKGNLIFDEDDLRESGIDVREAAVQSGICTQIFREESGLHLEKLYCFVHLSIQEYFAALYVILMLITEGKDLMSPQQPPRTVRSPEHIAMTTLQKNAVDQAMKHEDGRFDLFLRFLLGLSLESNQRLLRGLLQKAQDEGKVEICSYIKSKIREIPSSERVINLFHCLNEVNDHSLVKEVQSFLSAGTLSAANLSSTQWSALVFVLLTSEEKLDVFDLKKYILSDECLLRLQPVVEESQKAL from the exons TGGTCCAATGGAAAAATGCAAACCAGATGCCGTCAGTGACCACTTCACCCAGGGGGACCTCAAGCACATATTCCAG TTGCTTGAGGAGAAGATAATTGACTTTGTGAAGAATGAGCTGAAGAGATTCAAGAAGATTGTGAGTCCAGATTACCGAGAAAACTTTGATGATAAAGAGCAGGATGAGAGTGATGCCAGAGAAGGGGCTCTCAAGATGGCACTGCACTTCCTGAGGAACATGAAGCAGAAACATATCGCTGACAAACTGcaagaaa ATGAACAGGATGTAGTTTGTCAAACTGAGCTGAAGAGAAATATCAAGACTAAGTACCAGAGTGTGTTTGAAGGAATACCCAAGCAaggcagctctgctctgctggaaaagatctacacagaggtctacatcacagagggaggaagtgggaaAGTAAATGAGGAGCATGAAGTCAGGCAGATTGAGTCCATCTCCAAGAGACCAGCAGGACAGGAGACACCAATCAAATGCAGAGATATCTTTAGGCCCCTACATGGCCAAGataaaccaatcagaagtgtcATCACAAAGGGAGTAGCTGGAATTGgcaaaactgtctcagttcaGAAGTACATCCTGGACTGGGCTGAAGGAAAAGAAAACCAGGATGTCCACTTCATATTTCCACTGCCTTTTCGGGAGCTCAACAGCATGAAAGAAAATCAGCTCTCTTTGATGGATCTTCTCCAaacctttttctcagaaacaaAGCAGTTAACTTTTCCCAGCCAGGGGAAGTACAAAGTGTTGTTCATCTTTGACGGTCTGGATGAGTGTCGACTCCGACTAGACTTTCAGAAAAATGAAATATTGGCTGAAGTGACAAAAAAAACTTCATTGGATGTACTCCTGACAAATCTTATCAAGGGTAATCTGCTTTCCTCTGCCCTCCTTTGGATCACTtctcgaccagcagcagccaatcaaattcctCCGCAGAATGTTGACCGGGTCACAGAAGTACAAGGATTCAGTGACCCTCAGAAGGAGGaatacttcaggaagagaatctGTGATCAGACTCTTGCCAACAAAGTCGTCTCTCACATTAAATCATCAAAAAGCCTCCACATTATGTGCCACATACCAGTGTTTTGCTGGATTGCTGCTACTGTGCTTGAAATTGTTCTCAAGAATGAAAACGGAAAGCAGGTTCCAAAGACTTTGACAGAGATGTACACATATTTCCTTGTTTTTCAAACCAAGCAAAAGAGTCTAAAGTTTGATGGAGTATATGACACAGATCCGCAGTGGAACCGAGCTAGTGTCCTTGCTCTTGGAAAGTTGGCCTACGACCAGCTGGAGAAAGGCAACCTGATCTTTGATGAAGAcgacctgagagagagtggtattgATGTCAGAGAGGCAGCAGTACAAAGTGGCATTTGCACCCAGATCTTTCGAGAAGAGTCAGGCCTTCATCTGGAGAAGTTGTACTGTTTTGttcatctgagcatccaggagtatTTTGCAGCTTTGTATGTGATCCTGATGTTAATAACTGAAGGAAAAGATCTCATGTCCCCACAGCAACCCCCCAGAACAGTCCGCAGCCCAGAGCACATCGCCATGACCACCTTACAGAAGAATGCTGTGGACCAAGCCATGAAACATGAAGATGGACGCTTTGATCTGTTCCTACGTTTCCTTCTTGGCCTCTCTCTGGAATCCAATCAGAGACTCCTACGTGGCCTACTGCAGAAAGCACAAGATGAAGGCAAAGTAGAAATATGCAGCTACATTAAATCAAAGATCAGGGAGATTCCATCATCAGAAAGAGTTAtcaacctcttccactgtctgaatgaagtcaatgatCACTCCTTAGTGAAGGAGGTCCAGAGCTTTCTAAGTGCAGGGACACTTTCTGCAGCCAATCTCTCATCTACACAGTGGTCAgctcttgtgtttgtgcttctgacaTCAGAAGAAAAGCTTGATGTGTTTGACTTGAAGAAGTACATTTTGTCTGATGAATGTCTTCTAAGGCTGCAGCCAGTAGTGGAGGAATCCCAAAAAGCCCTGTAA
- the LOC134059786 gene encoding ribonuclease inhibitor-like, protein MAVKGPKVCLYKCRIGEEGFRALASALRSNPSHMRELQLSENKAGDSGVKHLSSLLEDPNCKLEKLHLDGCSIGEEGFRALASALRSNPSHMRELQLSHNKAGDSGVKHLSSLLEDPNCTLEKLHLDNCSIEEEGFRALASALRSNPSHMRELQLSYNKAGDSGVKHLSSLLQDPNCTLEKLRLDSCSIGDEGFRALASALRSNPSHMRELQLSWNGAGDSGVKHLSSLLENPNCKLEKLDLMYCSITDEGFRALASALRSNPSALRELLLYGNQPGPSAQQLFSELKTHPNCKHLQIYGL, encoded by the exons ATGGCAGTCAAGGGACCTAAAGTGTG cctgtatAAGTGccgtattggagaggaaggcttcagagctcttgcatcagcactgagatcaaacccctcacacatgagagagctgcagctgagtgagaataaagcaggagactcaggagtgaagcatctttcttctcttctggaggatcccaactgtaaactggaaaaactaca cctggatggctgcagtattggagaggaaggcttcagagctcttgcatcagcactgagatcaaacccctcacacatgagagagctgcagctgagtcataataaagcaggagactcaggagtgaagcatctttcttctcttctggaggatcccaactgtacactggagaaactaca cctggataactgcagtattgaagaggaaggcttcagagctcttgcatcagcactgagatcaaacccctcacacatgagagagctgcagctgagttataataaagcaggagactcaggagtgaagcatctttcttctcttctgcagGATCCCAACTGTACACTGGAGAAACTAcg cctggatagctgcagtattggagatgaaggcttcagagctcttgcatcagcactgagatcaaacccctcacacatgagagagctgcagctgagttggAATggagcaggagactcaggagtgaagcatctttcttctcttctggagaatcccaactgtaaactggagaaactaga CCTGATGTACTGCAGTATAACAGATGAAGGTTTCAGAGCtttagcatcagcactgagatcaaacccatcaGCCCTCAGAGAGCTCCTTCTGTATGGGAATCAGCCTGGACCCTCAGCACAGCAGCTGTTCTCTGAGCTGAAGACACATCCAAACTGTAAACATCTACAAATATATGGACTCTAA